The sequence tctgtatgcccataaTGCATCTCCCAAATGGTCACTCCAGTCCTTACAgttggggtgcaccaccttttccaggatgctctttatttccctattggaaatctcggcttgtccatttgcttgggggtgatatgcagtggtgaccttgtgtgtcacccccatcttcttggttagcgatctgataatggcattacagaagTGAGACCCTTgatcactgattagaatttttggtacaccatatctcccgaacacttgctccttcaggaaacctgccacggtatgggcatcattgcttgcggttgccttggcttcaacccactttgatacgtaatccactgccaccagaatgtattcgtagttctttgactttgggaagggtcccataaagtcaatcccccatacgtcgaagatttcgaccggcatgattggcacttgtggcatttcatcttTTGCGGTAAtccctccagtcatctggcacttcgggtagctctgtacccatttccttgcatccgcaaatatggtgggccagtagaatccactctccaaaattctttgggccgtgcgctttcctccaaaatgtccgctatttgctgttccatgacacatgtccaaaatttgggcatgctcatcctcaggtatgcatctccgtatgacttgatctgctccagtcttctagagatatggatcctcccagtGATAGTATCGTGCTTGCACgagtaacttccgttgttcgaaTCTTGTCAATCCTGGGGGTAACTCCTTAGTAatcagatagttagctatatccgcataccagggctcctgcttggCTAGAGCATatagttcttcttcttcctccaggATGCTCATGGAATAAAGTCTCTCGTCTGGAAAGGTATCCGTAATGGGCATACCATCATcttcttccagttgcaacctgctcaagTGGTCTGCTACGAGGTTtgcagctcctttcttgtcccttatctctatattgaactcttgtaaTAGCaaaatccacctgatgagtcgaggtttggattctttcttagccatcaagtatttcaacgcggcatgatccgtgtagaccaccgcctttgttcccaaaaggtaAGAACGAAACTtttctatggcaaacaccaccgccaggagttctttctcagtagtggtatagctacactgtgctggattcagtgttttggatgcgtagtagatcacgcaactctccttgcctttcttctgtcccagtactgctccaacggcgtggttgctggcatcgcacatgatctcgaacggtatGTCCCACACTGgtggttgaataatgggggccgataccaacttgtttctcaaaattgtgaatgcctccttacaatcatcatcaaactcaaacggcacatcttgttgaagaagtttggtcatgggctgggcaatcttagcaaaatctttgataaatcgccggtagaagcctgcatggcctaggaatgcccgtatgtgctttacggtcATCGGGTAGGGtaatttggcgatggaatcgactttcgccttgtccacttcaatccccctttctgaaatcacgtgcccaagcactattccttcccttaccataaaatggcatttttcataattaaggaccaggcttttctccacacatcttttcaagacaagctctagatgcttcaaacatgtgtcgaaagagctaccatatacggtgaagtcatccatgaatacttcaatgcaattctccaataggtcggagaagatgctcatcatacaccgttgaaaagttcccggtgcgttgcagagtccgaacggcattctccggtatgcaaatgtcccaaatacgcaggtgaaagtggttttctcctggtcctcatgtgccacaaaaatttgcatgtatCCAGAATATCCATCTAGAAAatagtaataggcattaccggccAACCTTTCcaacatctggtcgataaagggcagtgggaagtggtccttcctggttgcatcattcagcttcctgtaatcaatgcaaactctccatccagtttgcaaacgggtgggcacaagctcgccttgatcattctccacaacctgtatccctgacttcttcggtacgacatggactggactcacccattggctatcggatatggggtAGATGATTCCTAATTCCAATAGATTAAGAATTTCCTTTAGTACCACCTCcttcatgaccgggttcatctttctttgagaGTCACGAACGGGTTTGGCTCCTTCTTCTAGGTAtatgtgatgcatgcactctgtgggactgatgcctttgatatcagctaaggtccaaccgatggcttccctattctcccgtaatactctgaccaatcgCTCTTGTTGCACGACAgttagatcagaactgatgataactggtagtGTTTCTTCTGGTCCCAGGTAAGCAtattgtaaatgcttaggtagttgcttgagctccaaaacgggtgctttctggattgaaggtaacagcttctcgttctgcccatactggGCCAACAACTCCGATTTGCTTGTCTCTGTTCCCCCAGCTAGATAGACCTCCTGTAtcaattccttgatcttctgatctacctccacctcggcttctaaGGTGCTCTCTCGGAGAGAGTAGAGCtccatgatggcttccttcatttcctcgtcctccatatgttcggcatcccgatcagtcagacTATACTGAATCACCTTTTCTGtagtatccctggaaccgaaggtaattccttgttcttgcaccaagggttcaaatacatcaaccatgtccaccgtctccattgcttgtttcctcttcatggtctcataaATGTTGAATTCCACTTGAACTCCGTCGAATTCACATGTCAAGATTCCGGTTTTCATATCTATCTTGGTTCCAGCGGTCATCATGAACGGCCTTcccaatagtatggcattctctccagtttcaggtccggtatctagaacatagaagtctgctgggaaaatcaaatctccaaccttgatcagtacgtcttccaccactccttcagggtaagcgttggacctgtcagccaactgtatgaccacacgggtgttcctcatctcgccaacattcaatctcttgtacacagccaatggcatcacattaatggaggcccctagatccatcattgccttatccatgttggttcctcctatgttgcatggaatggtaaacatccctggatcctttcgcttagtgggaagcttccgttggatcactgCCGAAACACTTTCTCTCATCACGTAGCGGacctcttcctccattttgacttttagtgaacaaaggtctttcaagaatttagCATATTTGGGGatttgcctgatagcatcgagtagaggtatgctcaactcaaccttttgaaacatcttcatcatttcacttgcttccttctctctagctttctgtttcaggcgTCCCGGGTAGGGTGCTTCGGTTGGGTTgctacctccagcttgttcatcagttggacccttcccgttcttattccagcctcctcgaagcaattcagcttctgctaacaattcttcctccttttcttccccctcAGGAAACTCGGTTAGCACCACTTGGGCatgctctctggggttgatacccatggctgggagtttaccagcgttctcctctagtttggccactgccttagtcaaatgactaatttgctggttagtttggttcatgccggcacgaatttcattgcgaaacttctcgctctccttagccatgctttcaattgcttcttcccaaggtgctctccgatgtgggggttggtaaggaggttgttgctgattctggttgtggtgttgaggtggtcctaactggtactgttgttgatgctggttctgattatactgaggacgttgcactggtgcgcccatattgttctgctgttggggctgaccatcttgcttccaccgaaagttggggTGATCCCTCCACCCAGGATTGTAAGTATTTGCGTAAGGATCGtacttccgtggattcccatcatgtcctccaatggcattgacatcaacaatatcttcaccaaaatttggacaattttcagattggtgtccagtggcatcgcaaaggccacactggcgaatcttctttggtatagtcaagcccgaaagaagttccttgagttcgttcatgctcttctccatggTTTTCTCCAGATTAGACATCCCTTCCTTCTCTTCAGCTTTCCTTGGTTTCTCTAGATTcctttcatgcccttcatcgcgtgattcttctgccatggtgcccaacagttggaagacttccagcggggttttgctcatcaatgatccattacaggctgctaggaccagactgcgatcgttcctccgcatgccctttacaaagctctccacctgatctttcagagagatttggtgatgggggcaattgcttaacattctcttgaatctcgtccagtattcgtagaaggattctagcccatcttgccttatGATGCGGATATCCCATCGCATCCCCTCCACTCGTACTGCTGGGAAAAATTCTTCCAAGAAGgcttgttgcagttgtgcccatgtagtgacactgccctcgggtaggtcatacagccatcttcttgcattgtccaccagggtaaaagggaagagtatcaacttgacatactcttgctgttcatcatttgattggtgcatgattgtcatctcaaagtcttggaggtgagtatgagggtcatctccttgatatccattgaacttcggtaagatttgaagcaatgagggcttcatgtcataccgacgaggtgcgaacggatttgcgggtaaggtgattccgttcggcctcaagttgaggttagttgggtatgccaactgtctgagggtctgctctGGTACGACATCTACTTGTTcggcttctgccatagcttcgcgtctcgctattcgtACTTCTGCGCGCAGTCGTCTTTCTGTTCGATCAATATCggggtcaaacaccaatgctcttacagctctacgagttccacgcatacaccagtagcgtaagatggaatgaggagagaacaaaattgctgcgtgtcactccccggcaacggcgccaattttggcacgcacccgtcgtgcggtgcggacaaaatacctgtgtatgcccagtacagacaatgcacgctcctacttctcacaacaagaacttagtcttaatggtaagtgtagggtcgaatcccactgggagtgaggaaccactttgttctccttcgacaaactgaggtgtcacaattctcaatctgtatacgctgcacaagaaataaacaagatcaataataacaaagggtgaggttattcggttaggtcataactgttgttaacattcgtttcggtcataggcacactgatgatccgtctatgatccatgcaaacccaaggcgtggcccaaagacattggggcgtttcaagggattacacttcacatataggatggttgatctcattgtggtcacttggtccgaaggtcacacaatcctcGGTTGCAAGGCActgcttcacttctccgtagataatagccatacccgttactcaccaagtatagccctcaccaaccttctctcctgaggtccccaactccgcgcttttagtgacacatgcctcctggactcaactatttccggctttgtcagtcgaccagtcatagacatgctacggcgccgagattgctttccttgtttgataaccatggctttatgcctcgtcacagttgatggatagtctctagagaagcccaagattgaggaaggacagtgtatcccaccaatcctttccccaccttccggatctacaacgccttttgttgacgctgctcagctactcggtcttgggcataccgattgttgtactttggtataccctggcctttgcttgacatggacgGCGTTTTatcgaacggagatcacccgctaggcccctactgccccatgggttcgaacagatccttccggaaccacgagattcaaccgaaagaacaagtaCCTCACGAAtatttacatgttaacaacaattacttccacccctaaaacctcaccaagggaattactcacacataacacaGTTCATAAATGCAAAAAGAATTAAACACATGACAGAACGAAATGAAAtgctgaaatagataaaatagtacctaggcttcaagccttcgaacttgtccaAAAGTGACGACAcaacggaaaaaaaaaaaggaaaacacgGAAATGTAagtgttttggatgccacacacggcgatcTTAAAATGATAACTCAAGTAAAAACAAAAGTTTCAAGGGTGCCAAGAGCTTTTGCACGCTGCACACTGTTttccttttatactgccggatggtagaggcctaaccctagccgcgccggttccaaatcttcgccgggatcttctttccttaattagctcaatctttgattgatccgattgaagatggcgtccagctgcaagcttagtcaacctttcccattctttcgatccttccagtttcttcttcaaccttccgcttgttcctttgagatctccgagattgaccttccttttatggctttggctgtctgcttctcatggtaacgatcagatggactgctcttatcggtatggctcataccaggtggtcgctccaggttcccatgccccaagttgaattggagaggtacttgttggccgaagctccatgctggtaagcatgatttggcaatctgggctcggtaatgcccattctgaccgcatttcttccgtttccgctctactgaccttccttctttcacaacttcgtttttcccccggacagacctgtaccgacacaaataaagagaaaaatagggccaaatggcccaaaagtcgaagacgcatcaatgATCCCCCACCATATGATGCACCCCCTCCTCCGACAGATCCTTTCCCGATTATACCCGCACCCCCAGCTGATGAGGTTCCATATGTTCCGGAGCCATTCGTGCCTGATGAGGCCATTGCATTTGAGCCCATTGTCCCGGATTCTGTTGTTCCGGAGACGGGTATTCTGCAGACTGGATCGCCATATATGGATTTTGATCCATTTCATTACTTGACACTGATACCATTTCCCAGTGCTGATCTGCCACCCTGGGAGCCGGCCCCAGCGACAGAGCCATTATCATTGCCTCCTTCAGAGATTACACTACCTATTCCATCTACGATGCCTTGGATCGAGTATGTGCCTTTTGATCCTTACCCAAGGGTTGCTCCTCTACCTGAGCCTGGCATACTTGAGTTTCAGCTTTATATGCATCCTATTCTACACCCGCCATCCCGAGATGCACAGGAGGGACCGTCTCATCCGATTCCGATTGATAGTAATGATGAGGACCCAGACGAGGAGACACCAGAGATGACAGTTGGGTATGGACAGACCCGACCACTACGGCATCGGACCACTGCTGATGGAGTCGATGTATGAGAGCCTATTCCAGAGCCACCTGTTTGCGGTCCGATGGCAGACACAGATGTTGAAGATGAGACAAAGGATGATGATGATAGTGAGGAGACCGAGCCTAGTGAGGAGGAGGAGATCGAGCCCAGTGAGGATATGACAGTAGATGATGCAGGAAGTAGAGTATCAGGAGACGGCTTCGGTGGGACTGGATGGATCTGAGTGAGAGTAGCTACATATGATGCTGGGATTGTGATGCTTATATGTAGATAGATGTATATAGATAGAGATGCATAGTATAGTGTTTATATCAGTATCTGACATATATAGATGCCTAGTACGTATGACGACCGTTTTGATAGAGCGTCATAGTATGTATTAGGGAACATTTTGCTGTATATATCCCATTTTGTAAAAGTCCTcgtaagaggcaattttcctatatatatgatgatgacccgagggtcttttataaataagagttttgttttatgTTTGCATATTATGATGTTAAATACAAAAAGAGATTTTAACTAAGAGATGTAATGTTATAGAggtagtatgatgttgagtaagaacccTAAGATTGGTGATTTATAAGAACTAGTCTTAACAGCTGAcgtatgttttctttttaagaatgcagccaagaagaagatatagaaatcaagaagaggaagaggaggaacaaagagaacctacgccaccaccacctcctccacaGCCGGAAAGAAGGATAGAAGAACTCTTTTTtaggcaaaatccacctaccTTCAATGGGTCTGGAGATCCTGCTGAAACTGAAGAATGAATAAGAAGCATGGAGCGAATCTTTAGATTTCTGCGATGTGATGATCTCGAGCGTCTTATGTGTATGTCGTATCAGCTTAAGGGGTcagcagatttttggtgggaagcgaaGCAGAAAACCATGACCCCAGAACAGATGGCTGCTCTAACTTGGGAGCAATTTAAGATAGCGCTGTGTGAAAAATATGTACCGCGAAGttatcaaaagaagaaggaGACGGAATTTGTAAATCTGAGGCAGGGAAACAAAACAGTAGCTGAGTACGATCGTCTGTTTTGTGATTTGGCtagatatgcaccatatcgagtagatacggatgagaagatgtcagagCTGTTTTGCTCTGGACtaaagcaagagatacgagttgtCTTGGCAAGTCAGAGTGCGCTGTCATATGCTGAAGCTTTAAATCGAGCACTGGAtatggaactggcaatgcagccagaaaaGACGAGTTAAATTTCAGTACCCTAGTCGAACCCGAACCCTCAAAGGGAAAATCAACCTTTTTCAGGACAGGGacagaaaggaaagagaaaatgggaagaCCGAAGTCAAGAATTTAAAAAGCCATGGCAGTATCAGAATGCACCACCACAATTTCAAAACAGAGATAAGTGACCTTATGCTGGACCTCCGGCAACACCACACGGACCTCGAGGGATACCACCTTGTCCGAAATGTAACAAGCTACATCTGGGAGAATGCAAGATCGGAACGAACAACTGCTATACCTGTGGAAGGGCTGGACATTATTCAAATCAATGTcccaatcgtcagcaaagtggaggcGGAGGGCGACCAAAACAGTTCCAGCCACAGCTTAAGGCTATGGAAGGACATCTACCGTTACCGCCGCCACAGCGCCAACAACAAGCTTACCGACCACATCAGCCGGGAAGATGACCTCTagccccgcaggcaaatcaGCGACATCACCAGAGAGTGTTTGCCATTGATCAGAAAGCGAAGGATGGGAATCAAGGAAATTTAGCAGGTATAGGTGAGTTAAAAGAGGTACCCATAGTAATATTGTTCGATActggagcctcgcattcttttatttccATTCCGTGTGTGGATACGTTAGAACTGAACACAGAACCTGCTCCACAACATCTAAGGGTAACCactcccataggcagaactactacggtttcacatgtgtgtcctaacttagaatttgagTTCGGATCAATTAAGCTTAAGGCGAGAAACGTGagggtaatgcctatgtggcatttggacatcatattgggaatggattggttagaggaaaaccatgcGATGATACAATGCAAGGAAATACGAATATCATTTCAACCTCCCGGCCAAGAGTCTACTTCTTTTATTGGCATtgaaagaaaatggaaaaagacgccAATCATCTCAGCGCTACGAGCCAAAAAGCTTTTGGAGAGGAATGATACAACTGCTTACGTTGTATACTTAAATCAGAATGAGGAATCCAAGGCAAACATAGACGACGTGTCAGTCGTGCGGGAGTACcaagacgtttttcctgaagctttgccaggattaccacccGATCGACAACTCGAGTTTACAATCGACCTTGAGCACGGAGCCGCGCCAATATCAAAAGCACCTTATAGAATGTCACCGGCAGAGTTACAGGAGTTGAAACTGCAACTGCAAGAATTGTTggacatgggtttcattcgacccagtgttttcccgtggggagcaccagttctttttgttaagaagaaagatggcagctTGAGGTTATGCATTGATTATCATGAGTTGAATAAGATGACGCTGAAGAACAAGTATCCGTTGCCCTGGATAGATGACCTGTTCGACCAACTACAGGGAGCGAATACTTTTTTGAAGATTGATTTAAGatcgggataccatcaattgaAAATACGGTCAGAGGATATTCCAAAaacggcatttcgtacaagatatggacactatgagtttatagtgatgccttttggactgacgaatgcccctgctgtgttcatggacctcatgaaccgggTTTTCCACaaatacttagataagttcgtggtagtcttcatcgatgatatcttgatttactcgagaagtaaac comes from Salvia miltiorrhiza cultivar Shanhuang (shh) chromosome 3, IMPLAD_Smil_shh, whole genome shotgun sequence and encodes:
- the LOC131018368 gene encoding uncharacterized protein LOC131018368 encodes the protein MADTDVEDETKDDDDSEETEPSEEEEIEPSEDMTVDDAGSRLKGSADFWWEAKQKTMTPEQMAALTWEQFKIALCEKYVPRSYQKKKETEFVNLRQGNKTVAEYDRLFCDLARYAPYRVDTDEKMSELFCSGLKQEIRVVLASQSALSYAEALNRALDMELAMQPEKTS